A window of the Juglans microcarpa x Juglans regia isolate MS1-56 chromosome 5D, Jm3101_v1.0, whole genome shotgun sequence genome harbors these coding sequences:
- the LOC121266548 gene encoding transcription factor MYB102-like: MGRAPCCEKSGLKKGPWTPEEDQKLMDYIQKHGYGNWRTLPKNAGLQRCGKSCRLRWTNYLRPDIKRGRFSFEEEETIIQLHSILGNKWSSIAARLPGRTDNEIKNYWNTHIRKRLLRMGIDPVTHSPRLDLLDLSSILSSSLYNPSQMNVSRLLGVQTLVNPELLRLATSFMSSGHHENPNLLVQNLQENQLCNPQIQNQISQLVQVPEELHAPIQEIPCCTTVSNPCVSFPSEAQIMEPNVEQFPSNFTHFSSSNSQPTEWQSNGMPLDFTEDYVSIPSYYNYGSDCQTMMDPSSESSTFQYSNNSNQNFSFASVLSTPSSSPKPLNSNSTYVNGNSTEDERESYCSNMLKFEIPDILDVNDFV; encoded by the exons ATGGGTAGAGCACCTTGTTGTGAAAAAAGCGGCCTCAAGAAAGGGCCCTGGACGCCGGAGGAAGACCAGAAACTCATGGATTATATTCAGAAACATGGGTATGGCAATTGGAGAACGTTACCGAAGAATGCCG GACTTCAAAGGTGCGGAAAGAGCTGCCGTCTTCGATGGACTAACTATCTGAGACCCGATATTAAGAGAGGCAGGTTTTCTTTTGAAGAGGAGGAGACAATTATTCAGCTGCATAGTATATTGGGCAACAA GTGGTCTTCCATTGCAGCTCGGTTGCCTGGAAGGACAGACAACGAAATCAAGAACTACTGGAACACACACATTAGAAAGAGGCTCCTACGAATGGGAATTGATCCAGTGACTCACAGTCCACGTCTCGATCTTCTCGACCTTTCCTCAATTCTGAGTTCCTCGCTTTACAATCCATCTCAGATGAACGTGTCAAGGCTTCTTGGGGTCCAAACCTTAGTGAATCCAGAACTTTTAAGGCTAGCCACATCTTTTATGTCATCCGGCCACCATGAAAACCCAAACTTGCTTGTTCAAAATCTTCAAGAAAACCAGCTTTGCAATCCCCAAATACAAAACCAAATTTCACAGCTTGTCCAAGTACCCGAAGAACTTCATGCGCCTATTCAAGAAATTCCATGTTGCACTACAGTGAGTAACCCTTGTGTTTCATTTCCTAGTGAGGCACAAATCATGGAGCCCAATGTAGAGCAGTTCCCATCAAATTTTACCCACTTCAGCTCCTCGAACTCTCAACCAACTGAGTGGCAAAGCAATGGGATGCCCTTAGATTTTACTGAAGACTATGTTTCTATACCAAGTTATTACAATTATGGGTCTGATTGTCAAACTATGATGGACCCTTCTTCTGAATCATCAACTTTCCAGTACTCCAACAACAGCAACCAGAATTTCAGCTTCGCGTCAGTTTTATCGACCCCTTCATCGAGCCCAAAACCATTGAACTCGAATTCAACATACGTCAATGGCAACAGTACTGAAGATGAGAGGGAGAGCTATTGCAGCAacatgttgaaatttgaaatcccGGATATCTTGGATGTTAATGATTTTGTGTAA